From Andrena cerasifolii isolate SP2316 chromosome 12, iyAndCera1_principal, whole genome shotgun sequence, a single genomic window includes:
- the LOC143375217 gene encoding uncharacterized protein LOC143375217, protein MLTPMVPDTWGWGFFALLFFTLATPSPAALRRADRGHCNKTVDIYEDVSSPAVTTENWGKPLSCWYRFRAFRGTPREWILRVRFKKFKVGVLENATTCSGGYLQIVDGNTKTEVSNRKDPGVYCGESEQPQTFISETSFVRVIFHADNFTDQTYFSFDSRAEQQFEVYFRYGQHPELYPNRRGEVVPGSYCERVFKDCRLQTCYVQSPAYPGIYPRALHCKYRLNTRLPFIKLYIENEEFNIDGQRCENIMTCPMRPISSGSEHCPYDYIRVYDGKDETSPVIGTFCGMGKFPYSIIGTSEDLYVEFVSSPAGPLLNTGFHFNVGNWPGHVKTAGVRNGSCDWLLNSESLHSNNEGIFLSVAHWYPPHTSCTYLLKGRPGEIARLYFPSFRVNRIESPIQPYDGDCGESLTLYDSDWPNDAKIIKTFCDTFSKPMEKHDFVSSSNALFVKFESKTGSYSGSSLYYWAHYDFFNATRFGEPVPGTECDETFASWKARSGRLRSPLNTLVYKRPGDPPTDLSCTYTFLTDKRLYARVILIIESVSFKDHPYAQCGHCWDSRVDRIIVREPTATAPGEQNLQQQQQQQQQQQQQQQQQQPQQQQQHQQHDISSGRGHCICRLTTGSSGANSEEKPVLRVVSRGEKLELKLIVDGAHAATSYFKQSAPLFEARYEFAHSPLCGPAILPATTDGEIEFPHYEALGYVAPPRSIKCIWELRVNRDRDVWLHFDKIKFASRSCEDGKLEIFLPGNTEPFLGICGENVSYVREMPIISAAQIAPGARRSTFNAEPSQAQTHSHSQLSASSSASQASLQTDQPQQPEEFEWPAVIVQFTGSMAPARAAFKIAWTELYHLPRDASGALNMQKLEEFCGFQCPGDAGCIPTRLLCNGVVNCPIPEHRTVFRNTNNGSGLLAISEEPNDESIETCGADVINGRGNGAGSGNGVGGLASVVGSAGWAGAGLGAGLTVLLSLVCLIAVCKICRRRATPRNIHVPY, encoded by the exons GCCGGATACTTGGGGCTGGGGATTCTTCGCTCTCCTTTTCTTCACCTTGGCCACCCCCAGTCCTGCTGCTCTTCGCAGAG CTGATCGAGGTCATTGCAATAAGACGGTCGATATATACGAGGATGTATCAAGCCCGGCAGTGACTACGGAGAATTGGGGGAAACCTCTGTCTTGCTGGTATCGCTTCAGAGCGTTTCGTGGAACTCCAAGGGAGTGGATCCTGCGTGTTCGATTCAAAAAGTTTAAAGTTGGCGTCTTGGAGAATGCCACCACCTGCTCCGGCGGTTACTTGCAA ATCGTAGACGGAAACACAAAGACAGAAGTAAGCAACCGAAAGGACCCAGGAGTATACTGTGGTGAATCGGAGCAACCGCAGACGTTCATATCTGAAACAAGTTTCGTTCGGGTGATCTTCCACGCGGACAACTTCACGGATCAAACGTATTTCAGCTTCGACTCTCGAGCGGAGCAACAGTTCGAGGTATACTTTAGGTATGGCCAGCATCCGGAACTTTATCCGAACCGAAGGGGTGAGGTGGTGCCCGGGAGTTATTGCGAACGAGTCTTCAAAGATTGTAGGCTACAGACGTGCTACGTGCAAAGTCCCGCCTATCCGGGCATTTACCCGCGTGCGTTGCACTGCAAGTACCGGCTCAACACGCGGCTGCCCTTCATAAAGCTCTATATCGAGAACGAGGAGTTCAATATCGATGGGCAGAGATGCGAGAACATCATGACATGTCCTATGAGGCCGATAAGCTCCGGTTCCGAGCACTGCCCGTACGACTACATACGCGTGTACGATGGCAAAGACGAGACCAGTCCAGTGATCGGCACTTTCTGCGGCATGGGCAAATTTCCGTACAGCATAATCGGCACCAGTGAGGATCTCTACGTGGAGTTCGTCTCCTCCCCTGCCGGGCCACTTCTCAACACCGGCTTCCACTTCAACGTCGGCAATTGGCCCGGCCATGTGAAGACCGCCGGGGTTCGGAACGGTAGTTGCGACTGGTTACTCAACAGCGAATCCCTGCACAGTAATAACGAGGGGATATTTCTTTCGGTCGCGCACTGGTACCCGCCGCATACCAGCTGCACGTATCTCCTCAAGGGTCGACCAGGGGAAATCGCAAGGCTCTATTTTCCCAGCTTCCGAGTGAATCGCATCGAGTCACCGATACAACCGTACGACGGCGATTGCGGCGAAAGTCTCACCCTCTACGATTCCGACTGGCCGAACGACGCGAAAATTATCAAGACCTTCTGCGACACGTTCAGCAAACCGATGGAGAAGCACGATTTCGTTTCCAGCTCTAACGCCCTGTTCGTTAAATTCGAGAGCAAAACTGGAAGCTACTCCGGCAGCTCTCTATATTACTGGGCGCACTACGACTTCTTCAATGCCACCCGATTTGGCGAGCCTGTCCCGGGAACGGAATGCGACGAGACTTTTGCTTCTTGGAAAGCGCGATCTGGCCGACTTCGATCGCCGCTCAACACCCTTGTCTACAAGCGACCTGGCGATCCACCGACAGATCTCTCCTGCACCTACACATTCCTCACGGACAAGCGGCTGTACGCGCGAGTCATTCTTATCATAGAATCGGTATCGTTCAAAGATCACCCGTACGCACAGTGTGGCCATTGTTGGGATAGTCGGGTCGATCGTATAATCGTTAGAGAGCCAACTGCCACAGCCCCTGGTGAACAAAAtttgcagcagcagcagcagcagcagcagcagcaacaacagcagcagcagcagcagcaaccacaacagcagcagcaacatcaACAACATGATATTAGTAGTGGTAGAGGGCACTGCATCTGTCGATTGACGACTGGCAGCAGCGGGGCAAACAGCGAAGAAAAGCCTGTGCTTCGCGTCGTCTCGCGAGGGGAAAAGCTCGAGTTAAAGCTAATAGTGGACGGTGCGCATGCCGCGACGAGCTATTTCAAACAGTCTGCGCCACTGTTCGAGGCGAGGTATGAGTTCGCTCACAGCCCATTGTGTGGACCTGCAATTCTCCCGGCTACGACTGATGGCGAAATCGAATTCCCTCATTACGAAGCGCTCGGATATGTCGCTCCGCCTCGCTCGATCAAATGTATCTGGGAATTGCGTGTAAATCGTGACAGGGACGTTTGGCTACATTTCGATAAGATCAAGTTTGCTTCGAGGTCCTGCGAGGACGGAAAGCTCGAGATATTTTTGCCGGGCAATACCGAGCCGTTCCTCGGGATATGTGGTGAGAATGTCAGTTACGTTCGAGAGATGCCAATTATATCGGCAGCACAAATCGCTCCCGGAGCTCGCAGATCCACGTTTAACGCGGAACCTTCGCAAGCGCAGACGCATTCGCATTCACAGCTGTCAGCTTCTTCGTCAGCGTCACAGGCATCGCTGCAAACCGATCAGCCACAGCAGCCAGAGGAATTCGAGTGGCCGGCCGTGATCGTTCAGTTTACTGGCTCGATGGCTCCGGCAAGAGCTGCCTTTAAGATCGCTTGGACCGAGCTGTATCATCTACCCCGCGATGCTTCAGGGGCGTTGAATATGCAGAAGCTTGAGGAGTTTTGCGGATTTCAGTGTCCGGGTGATGCTGGCTGCATACCAACGAGGCTCCTCTGCAACGGAGTGGTTAATTGTCCGATACCGGAGCATCGAACCGTTTTTAGGAATACAAATAATGGTTCCGGTTTGTTAGCAATATCAGAGGAACCAAACGACGAGTCCATCGAGACCTGTGGAGCCGATGTTATCAATGGCCGAGGTAATGGCGCCGGATCCGGGAATGGCGTTGGAGGTTTAGCCAGTGTGGTTGGCAGCGCTGGGTGGGCGGGTGCAGGTTTAGGCGCCGGCCTTACCGTGCTGCTCAGCCTCGTTTGTCTGATCGCTGTGTGTAAAATCTGTAGGCGACGTGCCACCCCTAGAAACATCCATGTACCTTATTGA